A stretch of Arthrobacter sp. NEB 688 DNA encodes these proteins:
- a CDS encoding GlsB/YeaQ/YmgE family stress response membrane protein, translating into MTELLPMAASCAPSGVGGWIGTIIFGAVIGVLARLVLPGRQAISMVVTVVIGIVGALIGYWLSAQLGVCTTGGIDWLRWVISVVVAAVLVVVYERVMASRGGAPRTRA; encoded by the coding sequence ATGACCGAGCTCCTTCCCATGGCCGCCAGCTGCGCCCCGTCGGGTGTCGGCGGATGGATCGGCACCATCATCTTCGGCGCCGTCATCGGCGTCCTCGCCCGCTTGGTCCTGCCGGGCCGGCAGGCGATCAGCATGGTCGTCACGGTCGTCATCGGCATCGTCGGCGCCCTCATCGGCTACTGGCTCTCCGCCCAGCTCGGCGTCTGCACCACCGGCGGCATCGACTGGCTGCGCTGGGTCATCTCGGTCGTCGTCGCGGCCGTGCTCGTCGTCGTCTACGAGCGCGTCATGGCCTCGCGCGGCGGTGCGCCCCGCACCCGCGCCTGA
- a CDS encoding DUF3107 domain-containing protein, which translates to MEVTIGVQNVARELSLETNADADEVAAAVDAALASPEGILRLTDTKGRTVLVPGRSVGWIQVGESDKGKVGFGI; encoded by the coding sequence GTGGAGGTCACCATCGGTGTCCAGAACGTCGCCCGCGAGCTCAGCCTCGAGACGAACGCCGACGCGGACGAGGTCGCCGCGGCCGTCGACGCCGCGCTCGCCTCCCCCGAGGGCATCCTGCGCCTCACCGACACCAAGGGCCGCACGGTCCTCGTGCCGGGGCGCTCCGTCGGCTGGATCCAGGTCGGCGAGAGCGACAAGGGCAAGGTCGGCTTCGGCATCTGA
- a CDS encoding TetR/AcrR family transcriptional regulator, with amino-acid sequence MTSTTTPRSSRMPRSERRAQLLEAAQAVFVQSGYHAAAMDEIADRAGVSKPVLYQHFPGKLDLYLALLDTHCDTLEQLVRRALGADTGDNEARVRATVAAYFDFVTREDAAFRMVFESDLTSVPQVRSRLDAVELACAEAIAEVIAEDTGADDERALLLGSALAGMAQVAARHWLAQDGDIPEAEAAATISTLAWRGLGSFPKLGA; translated from the coding sequence ATGACCAGCACCACGACCCCCCGCAGCTCGCGGATGCCGCGCAGCGAGCGCCGCGCGCAGCTGCTCGAGGCCGCCCAGGCCGTGTTCGTCCAGTCCGGCTACCACGCGGCCGCGATGGACGAGATCGCCGACCGCGCCGGCGTCTCCAAGCCCGTGCTCTACCAGCACTTCCCCGGCAAGCTCGACCTCTACCTCGCCCTCCTCGACACCCACTGCGACACCCTCGAGCAGCTGGTCCGCCGGGCCCTCGGGGCCGACACCGGTGACAACGAGGCCCGGGTGCGCGCCACCGTCGCGGCCTACTTCGACTTCGTGACGCGCGAGGACGCGGCCTTCCGGATGGTCTTCGAGTCCGACCTCACGAGCGTCCCCCAGGTCCGCTCGCGCCTCGACGCCGTCGAGCTCGCCTGCGCCGAGGCCATCGCCGAGGTCATCGCCGAGGACACCGGGGCCGACGACGAGCGGGCGCTCCTCCTCGGCTCGGCCCTCGCGGGGATGGCCCAGGTCGCCGCCCGCCACTGGCTCGCGCAGGACGGCGACATCCCCGAGGCCGAGGCCGCGGCGACGATCAGCACGCTCGCGTGGCGCGGGCTCGGCTCCTTCCCCAAGCTCGGCGCCTGA